A stretch of DNA from Dehalobacterium formicoaceticum:
TAAATCGCATTATGGAGCTGGAGAGAGGAAAGATTACCTCCTATCAGGAAAACTATCAAGGCTATCTGAGAAGAAAAGGAGAATTTGAGGAAAGCTACCAAAGAGCTTATTTAAAACAGCAGCAGGTGATTGCTCAAACGGAATCTTTTATCCGACGCTATAAGGCAGGGGTGAAATCCAAGCAGGCACGGGGTCGGGAGACGATTCTGAAACGCATGGAGCGGATGGAGAAATTGACTGAACAAAAGATCATCCAGCCGCGCCTTTTGGCACCGGTCCCGGAATCAGGATCTCAGGTGCTCCAATTGGAAACATTAGCTCATGGTTTTAAGGGTCAACCATTATTTCAGGATCTCAATGGAACAATTCATAATGGGGAAAAAGTGGCTTTGGTAGGGAATAACGGTACAGGGAAATCGACCATTTTAAAGATTATTATGGGGGAAATCATGCCCAACCAAGGAAGCGTCAAGTTTGGATCCCGGGTTGTTCCTGGGTATTATGCACAGGAACAAGAAACCTTGGATTGGAATCAAACCATTTTGCAGGAAATTATGAATACTATTAATAAAGGCCAGGAGGAAGCGCGCAGCTTATTGGCATCCTTCTTATTTCGCGGGGATGATGTGGAAAAAAAGATCGAATCCTTAAGCGGAGGCGAAAAGGCCCGCATCGCCCTTTTAAAATTGCTGCTCAAAGGTGCCAATCTTCTGGTACTGGACGAGCCGACCAACCATTTAGATATTGCTTCAAAACAGGTGGTAGAAGATTTTCTGGATGATTATCCGGGGACAATTATCCTGGTTTCCCACGATCGTTATTTTTTGGATAAAGTAGTCGATCGAATCTGGGAATTGGAAGACGGACAAATTCATGATTACCCGGGCAATTACACCTATTACCGTTATAAAAAGAAAGAAAACGCTGCTGCAGAAAATAAACCCGCTCCCAATACCCCGAAAGGGGATCATCTTGAGGCACGTATTCTGGCCAAAGAACAGAGCAAGAATTTAAAACAGCTGACGCGCAGGGTGGAGATTCTTGAGGATGAACTGGCAAAAATGGAACAGGAAAAAGAAGAAGTAGCCGGAATGATGAGCAATCCGGAAATCTTTGGAGATGGGGAAGGGACAGAAATAAAAAGTCTTGTCGCACGTTATCAAGGATTGGAAGAAAATATCAGCCGCTCATATCAGGAATGGGAAGAGCTGATGGCAGAACAAGAAGAACTGGAAATGATCATGGCTGAACAGAATTAACCATTCCAAGTTACGCATCATGGCATCGGAGGTGTCAAAGCAGGATGAATATTGATCCAAAAATAAATGAGCAGGCTGCGGCTGTGGAAAGAATCCATTTTGTCAAAACGGATCGGAAGCTCAATCCAAAGAAGACTAATCCTTTTCTTTATTTACCGGGGAAAATACCCATTCTGATCTCGGCGCCCCACTCCGTGCGCCATTTGCGGCATAAGCAAATAAAATCCTCGGACGAATTTACCGGATCTTTGGTCTATTTACTGCAGCAGGTCACAGATTGTCATGCTCTGAGTGTGACGAAGTTTTATGGGGGAGACCCCAATTTCGATGATCCTTGTATCTACAAGGATACCATCAAAGATATTGCCAGGAAGCACAAGATTAAAATGGTTCTGGATATTCATGGTGCGAAGCGGGAGCACGATTTTGATATCGATCTTGGTACGATGCAGGGTAAATCTTTATTAGGCCGGGAACAAATATGCGTATGGTTTAAAAATAAACTCCTGGAAGAAGGCTTGACTGCCATTTCCTCAAACTTTTTTACGGTTGTGCAGCAAAATACAGTTACCCGTTTTGTCGCCGAGAAATTAAAGATTCCGAGCATGCAGTTGGAAATAAACCGCAAATACCGCAGTCCCCACCAAAACGGATCAGATTATTTTCTTTTATTTCGTGCCTTGGCCCAGGCTATTATTTTGTTAGACGATCAATTAATTTAACCTGAAGTTTCTTCCTGATACTCAGGAGGTTGCTCATCTACTCCGATTCCGGAGCGGTAAGCAGCCCGGCACATCAGGTGCGTACCCACCGGGGTGGTGAGAAAGATAAACGCCAGCGCTAAAAGAAGACGAATACTAATGAAACCATCCGCCAGCCAGAAATAGAAAAAGGTTCCGGTCAGAATGAGGAGCACACCGAGCGAAGAGCTTTTGGAAGCAGCATGGGCTCTGGTATAGACATCAGGAAAGCGGATGATACCGATGGCACTAAAAAAACTAAGTAAGGCGCCACCGAGGATCAGCAGAGCACCTAAGAATTCACCGATCATGATCCCGTTCAATTAAATACCCCCTTTCCAGATAGCGAGAATAAGCGGTAGTTCCGATAAAGGATAAGATCCCTAATTGGAGCATCACATCAAAAAATGCGTGGGTGTTAAGCAAAACAGATAACATCGCCACCGCGGCGATCAGATAAATACCGATGGCATCCAAGGCCATGACCCGATCGGGAATGGTGGGCCCTTTGATGACACGGAAAAGAGCCAGGGAAATGGCAACGGATATTAAGATCAGGGACAAGGTTAAAATCGTTTTCAGCACTAGCGCGTCACCCCCATAATAGCATGTTCAAAAGCATCCTTCGCCTTAATTACCGCATCCCGCATGTCCGGGATATCCACAGCATGGATGAAGAGATGGTCTTCTTCCGGGGAGATCCCAATGACCACAGAACCTGGGGTCAAGGTAATCAGCAGGGATAAGGTTGTCAGCTCCCAGCTGCCGCGCAGTTGGGTTTCCAGAGTGAAAAAGCCCGGATTGATGTTGATCTTAGGACTTAAAACGATGCGCAGGACAAAAATAGCAGAGGATACCAATTCCCGAATAAAAACATAAAGCAGATGAATCATTGCACACAGCTTTTTTAAATAAAAGGGAGTGGGGAAATAACGGCGCATGAGAAAAATAAGCAGGAGCCCCACCAGGTAGCCCACGAAAAAGGTCAGACTGGTCCACGAATCCTGGAGCAAAACCCAAAGCACGGCAATAAAAATATTTAATAATAGTTGAATGGGCAAGAAAATCACCTCTTATCAATCATTAATGGTTCGCAAGTTTATTATTTTAACACGGCTTCAATATAGATTTGGGGATTTAAGAGGGTTTCAGCAGCCGCGGCCAGATAAGGGTAAAGCACCTCGCCCCCCAAACCTAAGAAAATACTGATTGCAGTTAAAAGCACACAAGGGAAAATCAAACCCTTTGTGCTTATTTTTTCCATATCCTTACTTAATAAGGTTTCACCCCAAAAACCATTGGTGAAAATTTTTACCACAGAATAAAGGGCCATCAGGCTGGATAATAAGCCCGCAGCGGCCAGAGCATAGAAGAAAGGATCTAAAGCTCCTTTTTCCAATATTCCCTGGGTAATAATCAGTTTACCGATAAAACCGCTTAAAGGCGGGATACCGCCTAAGGCCATGGCTCCAATGAAAAACATCCAGCCGAGCAAAGGATGATAGCGGATCAAACCGCTCATTTCTTTTAGCTTGCTGGTGCCTGTAATCCCGATCATAGCTCCGCCGATGAGAAAGAGGAGCGCTTTGACGATCATATCATGCATCAGGTAATAAATAGCGCCGATGATTGCTTCCATGGAAAAGGCGGTAAAGCCTGCGATAATAAAACCAACTGAGATGATGACATTATAGGATAAAATCTTATGGATATCCCAATAAGCCATTGCCCCCATGCCTCCTAAAAGCATGGTCAAGAGTGCCATCACGCCTAAGATCAAGTGGGTTGTTTCCGGTTGATGATAGAAAATCAGGGAAAAAACCCGAAAAATCGCGTAAATGCCCACCTTGGTCAAAAGGGCCCCAAAGACAGCCCGAACGGCTGCCGGAGGCGTACTATAGGATCCTGGCAGCCAGAAAAAGAGCAGCAGACCGGCTTTTAGGCTGAACACAATGATAAAGAGTAAGGATACCGTAGTGATCAGGCCATCCTGCCCCGCCTGGGCGATCAGCACTGAGAGATGGGCCATATTGACCGTTCCAGTGATGCGATAAAGATAAGCAATGGCAATGAGAAACAGGGAAGATGAAATGGTATTAATCAGAATGTATTTAATGGATTCCCTAAGCTGGGGCTTGGTGCCCCCCAGGGAGAGCAGCACATAGGATGCCAGGAGCATGACTTCAAAGCAGACAAAAAGATTGAAAAGGTCTCCGGTTAAAAAAGAGCCGTTTACCCCGACCATTAAGAACTGATATAAAGGGTAGAAATAATATCTCTCCCGCTCCTGACCAATGGAAGGAATGGCAAACAAAAGACAAGCCAGGGAAACAAAGCTGGCGGTCAAAATAAGCAGTGCGGCAAACATATCTAAAGCAAAGGTGATGCCATAGGGAGCCGGCCAGCCGCCTAACTGTAAGGTTTGTATCCCCTGGGATGAAACCTGGCTGATCAGAAAAAAGGATGCGGCGCAGGTCAAAAGGACGGCCAAAATACTGATTATTCTCTGAAAGAGGATGTTTTTGCGAAAAATTGCGGTCATCAAGCCTGCCCCCAGGGGGATCAGCAGCGGCAGAATAATCAAGTTATTCATCATTAACCCCCCTTAATTGATTCATATCGTTGGTGCCCAGGACATCATAGGACCGGTAAGCAAGCACCAGGAGAAAAGCAGTGACGGCAAAATTAATGACGATGGCGGTCAGAATCAGTGACTGAGGAAGGGGATCCGCATAGGCAGCAGCATTTTCACTCACTAAAGGGGGTGCCCCTTTTTTTAATCCCCCCATCGTGATAATCAGTAAATGGGCTCCATGGGAAAGGATGGAGCTGCCGAAAATAATATGGAGCAGATTTTTTGACAATATTAAATATACTCCAATGGTAAAAAGAATACCAATAAGTACCGATATTAATGTTTCCATGTGCATTCATCCTCACTGATGGCAGTTATGATCGTCAGAGCAGTCCCGATCACGGCCAGAGCAACGCCGGTATCAAATAAAACGGCACTGGCTAATTCCGTTTCCCCAAAGATAGGGAGATCAAAATAACCAAAAGCTTGACTTAAAAAAGGCCGGCCCATAAACATGGGAATCATACCTGTAACCATGGCAATCGAGACCCCGATGGGCGCCAAGATTTTAAAATCAAAGGAAATGCCGGCAAGTACGCTCTTTAAGTCAAAGGCTAAATACATCAGGATTACAGCAGAGCTCACAATCAGGCCGCCGACAAAGCCACCCCCCGGTTGATGGTGTCCGCCCCAAAAAAGATAAACAGCAACGGTTAAAATGATAAAGGCAGCAATCTTGGCTACTGTCTGTAAAATCATATCTTCATGATGCTTCAATCCGAATCCCTCCTGGACATGCGTAGTTTAATTAAAGTGTAAACACCGATTCCGGCGATGGTGAAGACGGTAATTTCCAGCATGGTATCAAAGCCGCGGAAATCAACTAAAAGGGCATTGACCATGTTGTTTGCTCCTGCCAGCTCATAGGAATTTTCAAAAAAACCGGAAATAGGCGGGAAAAGCTGGTGCCCTTGAGCCGATAAAGCCATTGCGGTAACAATCAGGCCCACACCCAGAGATATTGCTAAATTGGTGATTTTAAATGAAAGGCGGACGACCTCTTTTTTGATTTTGGGCAAATGATAAAAACAGAGGAGAAAAAGGGCGGTAGTTACTGTTTCTACCACCAGCTGGGTCAAAGCCAGATCGGGGGCACGAAAAATCACAAAGAAGATAGCAATAACATAACCCATTACACCTAAAGCAATAATGCTGGTTAATCGGTTGGCGGCAAGGGCCACAGTAAGGGCGGCGCTGATCATGACCAGCACCAGGATCACTTCGTAGAATTCGATGGGACTGTTACCGGTAGGGTCAAAGGAAAAATTTTGTTGGCCAAAAAGGCCGCCGCCCAGTAACAGAATCATGAATAGGAAAATATAGGCCAAATAATCCCGGGTAAAACCGGTCATATAAGCTTTGGTGGTGGTAAGTGAAATTTTTTCGCCAAGAGACAGGAAACGGTCGTGGGCATGATTTAAGGTAAGCCAATGAGGCAGCTGATGATAAATCCTGGACCATTTGGGGAAGGTAAGATAAAGAAGAGTACCCAAAAGCACCACTCCTATGGTCATCATCAGTTCCGGTGTCCAGCCGTGCCAAGCCAGGATAGGTTCAATACCAAAGTCTGCAGCTGCCATATTGGGCAAAACAGCGGCTAAAGCCGGAAGCAGCAGGTAATCGGCCAGGACATTGGGGTAAAAGAAAAAAAGGATCGTCAAAACAGCCAGCACCAAAGGGGGAGCAACATGCCCCAACTGCTTTCATAAGCCTCCCTCTCCAATTTTTGCGGTTGATATTTACCCAGAAAGGTTTGGAAGACCAAAATCATGCAGTAAACGAAGGTAAAAATACTGGCTACCCAAGCAACGACAGGGAATAGGACACCCCAGGTTTCCAAGCGGAAGATATCCAGGCGGGCAATGTGCAGCACACTTGTAAAGAAAAGCTCTTTGCTTAAGAATCCGCTGAAGGGAGGCAAGCCGGCCATCGAAAAGCTGCCGATCATCATCATGGTAAAGGAGAGGGGCATCAACCGGATCAGACCGCCTAATTTTCGGATATCCCGGGTGCCGGTATTATGGTCGATTATCCCTACCACCATAAAAAGGCAGCCTTTAAAAGTAGAATGATTCACCAGATGGAAAATTGCTGTGAGCATAGCGGCAGGATAAAGGGAACTCATAATATTCAGCGGTTCTGCCAGAGCGGCGGATCCCAGTCCTAAAAGACACATAATCATGCCCAATTGGCTGACTGTAGAAAAGGCTAACATCGCTTTTAAATCCGTCTGCTTAACCGCGGAAAAGGAGCCCCAAAACAAGGTGACCAGCCCCACCAGAGAAACAAGCCAAAACCAGGGCATGGTGCCGCCAAAGATTGGGGTCAAGCGGGCTACCAGATAAATACCCGCTTTCACCATCGTGGCTGAATGAAGATAGGCACTGATCGGAGTGGGTGCTTCCATGGCATCCGGCAGCCAGATATGAAAGGGGAATTGGGCCGACTTGGTAAAAGCCCCCAGTAAAATAAGCAGCATGGCAGGGAAAAATTGGGGTAGTAGGGTCACTTCTTTTCCGGAGCCGATGATTTCCCGGATACTGTACGTGCCCATGCCGGAAGAAAGCAGGATGAAACCTGCCAACATGCTTAAGCCGCCGAAAATGGTAATAAAGAGTGCCTTGAGAGCACCGGCGCGGGACTTCTTTCTTTGGTACCAATAGGCAATTAATAAAAAGGAGGAAACACTGGTTAGTTCCCAGAAGGCATAGAGGAGCATGAGGTGATCGGAAAAGACCAAACCCAGCATGGCACCCATAAAAATCAATAAGTAAAGATAAAAGTTACCTAAAGCTTCATGTTCTTTGTCTAAATAAAAAATGGAATAGAGCACCACCAGAGTGCCGATACCTAAAATAAGCAGACTGAAGAGCAGGGATAAACCGTCCAGACAAACGGCAAGATTAATGTCCAGGGAAGGGATCCAGGGCATGGTGTGCATGAAAATTTCTCCCTGAGCGACTAAAGGTACCTCAGCGGCCAGACGGACAAATAACACAGCCGGAATCGGCAGGACAAACCAGCCGGTATGGATCCGAGATAAATATTTATAAAAAAAAGGGATCAAGAGCGCAGCAACAAATGGGATAAAAATAATCAGATGAACAAAGGACAAAATTGTACCTCCCTGACCGAGTCTCCAAAAAAATACTTTGGCGGGTCGGACCAAAGTTCACTTCTATTATATACTAAAATTAGAAATCATGCACTACCGGGAAAGGAACGGATGCTTTCCATTTAATTATGATTGAAAAAAACTTTCCCATACTATATGATATTAGGCGAAATACATAATACGATATCCGGTTCGAAAAATCCGGAGGGAGGAAAAAATGAAGAAATGTAAAACGCGGATGGATGAAAGCATTCTTGTCTGCGTAGCGTATGGTCCCAATGGGGAACGTTTGATTCGTCGGGGATCAAAAATTGCCAATATGCTGGACTGCCCACTTTATATTTTAACCATTGATCCACTGCCTTTTGAAGAACTCGACGGTGAACGCACCGCTTATATAGAATTTTGGAGAAAATTAGCGGAAGAAAGTGATGCTGATGGATTTATTCTGATGGATAACGAAAAACGTCCTGTAGCTAAGGTGATTGCCCAGGTGGCCCGGGAGAAGCACACGACCCAGATCATTATCGGTCAAACAGCCCAAAGCCGTTGGCGGGAGATCACTAAAGGATCAATTGTCAATGTTCTGTTGCGGGAAATTCCTTTTATTGATCTGCACATTATTTCTGTGGCCCGGGCTTTGGTGGACCGGGAAGACCATTACGAGAAAGGAGTGCGGGCTTATTTGATCCCGGAAGGGGACGGGTACCGGGTAAGCTTTCATCATGAAGCCAATGCGGCTTATGAAGGTATTTTCTTTAAAGAAATCGGTACGGATTTTGATAATGGGATTTTTAAATTCCTGAGCAATCAAGAAATCATGCATGTTCACGTCACCGATGATTTTGTCAAAGAATTGAAGAATGTCTCCATGACGGAATGCGAATGGGATTAAGAAAAAACGCGGGGACGGTCTGCAACCAGGTTTACCTGGTTTCGGACCGTCCCCTGCGTTATTTGGAGGATTGACAATGAAAAGAGATGACATCGGCGAATTGGAATTGCTAAGACAAGAAATTGAGATCCTGAAAAAGACAAATATTCAGCTTCAGGAGGTAGGAGATGATCTGGAGCGAGAGAATCAGTTGTTAAAAACAATCCTTGATAGCATTCACGAGGGCGTTTATGCTACCGATGAAAAGGGGAAAATTATTTTATATAATCGGGAGGTGGAAAAAACAGAAGGGCTAAAAAGATCCGATGTTTTAGGAAAAAAAGAAACCGATGTCTATTCCTATATTAGTGAAAACAACTTTTATGAAGCCGTTACTGAGAAGGTTATGAAGACTGTAAAGCCCTTGATTGAGCATCATTATAAGTATTATCTGCCAAACGGGAAACGAAACGATATATTAATCAATGCTTTTCCTTTCTTTTATCAAGAAAAACTTGCCGGTGTTTATACTGTCGGACGTGATGTTAAAACCATCGGCGAATTTATATCCAATACCCTTGTGATGCAAAGAAAACTGACCATGGAAGAAAATAATCCCGCAAATGTGAAGGGAGCTAGATATCTCTTGGATCACATTATTGGTGACAGCAAGGAAATGAAGGAAACAGTTGCTTTGGCTCGAAAGGTGGCCGGACATAGTTCTCCCATATTAATTGTTGGGGAAACAGGAACGGGCAAAGAACTTTTTGCTCAAGGAATTCATAACGCCAGTTTATTTGCCAAGGGCCCTTTTGTACCGGTCAATTGTGCTGCTATTCCCGATTCCCTGCTGGAAAGCATATTATTTGGTACGGTAAAAGGAGCCTTTACCGGAGCGGTTGATATTCCCGGATTATTTGAACAAGCGGAGAACGGTACGATTTTTTTGGATGAAATCAATTCCATGCCTTTCTCCCTGCAGGCGAAATTGTTAAGAGTGCTGCAGGACAAAGTGGTCAGGAGAATTGGCAGCAAAACGGAAACGCCCATTAACACCAGGATTATTAGTGCCACCAATGTGGATCCTTTTGTGGCAGTGCAAGAGCAGGTGATTAGGTCGGATTTGTTTTTTCGCTTGGCAACGGTCACAATAGATATCCCTCCGCTCCGTGAAAGGAAAAATGATATTCATGTTCTCGGCCACTATTTTATCAGAAAATTTAATGACAAATTCGGAATATTTGTCAAAGGAATTTCCCGTGATCTGATTAAGCCATTTGAACATTATTATTGGCCGGGAAATGTCAGGGAATTAGAAAATATCATTGAAAGCGGCATGAATTTTGTTGAGCATCAAGACGACGAGTTGGATTTGGAGCATTTGCCCATGTATTTTCAAGAGCGTTTACTTAAGACGAAGGAGATATCCAAATATATGCCTGGAATTCAAGGTACGTTGCGCAGCAATTTACAGGAGTTTGAAAAAAGATTGATTTATGATGCCCTTCTGCGCAATAGCTGGAATATTACGAGAACAGCTCAAGAGTTAGGCATTTTAAGACAAAACTTACAGCATAAAATTAAGGTGTTGAATTTGCAAAAAGAAAACCGGTAAGACTTAACAGGTGCATTTTATATTTGCATGCATTTAAGATTTGCGGTCTACACTTATCGTGAATTTTTGATGTGATGCAAAAATAACATGCACTAAGCCTCTTGGTGCTGGAAATTCAATTTTCATAAAATCCTTGAAACCCTTTGGTATCAAGGATTTTTTATTTTGTTCATTTTTGGCATAGGTCTTGCAATAATAGTTCGAAGAATTCAATCATCTGATTTATTGAATGATCCCATCAAAACAACAATCATATCTTGAGAAAAGGATAACAAAAGGAGGCTGGGAAAAAATAATAATCATTTTCGAACTATAGGATATTAATGGATGATTGATCTAAAGTTGAGACGGGTTTTAGAAAACAGATTATTACAGGAGGTGTCTTCGTTGATTCGTAATAATGCGGCGGGATATAACACTTTTGTTGGCTGCGGTCTTCAATTATTCTCTGATCATGATTTGGAAGCGGTGCATTCCAATACCATAGAGATCATGGAAAAAAACGGAATTAATGTTCAGAGCGAAAAGGCTATGGATATTTTTGAAAAAGGCGGAGCTAAAGTAGACAGAGAGAAGAAAAATGTAAAAATTCCCGGTCACATGGTGGAAGAGGCGGTCCGAACCGCCCCGGGAAAAGTATTGATGGCCGGGAGAGATCCGAAAAACGATGTTATTTTGGAAGATGGTCGGGTGAATTTTATTCCCTTTGGAACCGGCGTTAATGTGATCGATCCTTATACCGGAGATTACAGAAAATCCACAAAAAAAGATATTGAACAGCTGGCTACTATTACCGATGCCTTGGATCAAATGGATTTCTGCTTTGACACGGTTATCCCCAGGGATGTTGATCCCCGGACTGTCTGTTACCATTCATTTGAAGGGCA
This window harbors:
- a CDS encoding ABC-F family ATP-binding cassette domain-containing protein, with product MIILQVKNLSKSYGIHEIFSGLSFALHEGERVGLIGSNGTGKSTLFKCLTGEESPDGGSIMINERTTIGFLAQQNDWNEHISLFDEMLQGFEDTIEDRKTLREMEKRMASIREDDLPDLMHQYAQVTERYERAGGYALEATVRKVIKGLGFTDEDLSQTVSTMSGGQKTRAALAKALLQQPDILFLDEPTNHLDINGIEWLEDFLVTYPKTVFLVSHDRYFLDKTVNRIMELERGKITSYQENYQGYLRRKGEFEESYQRAYLKQQQVIAQTESFIRRYKAGVKSKQARGRETILKRMERMEKLTEQKIIQPRLLAPVPESGSQVLQLETLAHGFKGQPLFQDLNGTIHNGEKVALVGNNGTGKSTILKIIMGEIMPNQGSVKFGSRVVPGYYAQEQETLDWNQTILQEIMNTINKGQEEARSLLASFLFRGDDVEKKIESLSGGEKARIALLKLLLKGANLLVLDEPTNHLDIASKQVVEDFLDDYPGTIILVSHDRYFLDKVVDRIWELEDGQIHDYPGNYTYYRYKKKENAAAENKPAPNTPKGDHLEARILAKEQSKNLKQLTRRVEILEDELAKMEQEKEEVAGMMSNPEIFGDGEGTEIKSLVARYQGLEENISRSYQEWEELMAEQEELEMIMAEQN
- the mnhG gene encoding monovalent cation/H(+) antiporter subunit G, whose protein sequence is MNGIMIGEFLGALLILGGALLSFFSAIGIIRFPDVYTRAHAASKSSSLGVLLILTGTFFYFWLADGFISIRLLLALAFIFLTTPVGTHLMCRAAYRSGIGVDEQPPEYQEETSG
- a CDS encoding Na(+)/H(+) antiporter subunit F1, which translates into the protein MLKTILTLSLILISVAISLALFRVIKGPTIPDRVMALDAIGIYLIAAVAMLSVLLNTHAFFDVMLQLGILSFIGTTAYSRYLERGYLIERDHDR
- a CDS encoding Na+/H+ antiporter subunit E; the protein is MIFLPIQLLLNIFIAVLWVLLQDSWTSLTFFVGYLVGLLLIFLMRRYFPTPFYLKKLCAMIHLLYVFIRELVSSAIFVLRIVLSPKININPGFFTLETQLRGSWELTTLSLLITLTPGSVVIGISPEEDHLFIHAVDIPDMRDAVIKAKDAFEHAIMGVTR
- a CDS encoding Na+/H+ antiporter subunit D, which codes for MMNNLIILPLLIPLGAGLMTAIFRKNILFQRIISILAVLLTCAASFFLISQVSSQGIQTLQLGGWPAPYGITFALDMFAALLILTASFVSLACLLFAIPSIGQERERYYFYPLYQFLMVGVNGSFLTGDLFNLFVCFEVMLLASYVLLSLGGTKPQLRESIKYILINTISSSLFLIAIAYLYRITGTVNMAHLSVLIAQAGQDGLITTVSLLFIIVFSLKAGLLLFFWLPGSYSTPPAAVRAVFGALLTKVGIYAIFRVFSLIFYHQPETTHLILGVMALLTMLLGGMGAMAYWDIHKILSYNVIISVGFIIAGFTAFSMEAIIGAIYYLMHDMIVKALLFLIGGAMIGITGTSKLKEMSGLIRYHPLLGWMFFIGAMALGGIPPLSGFIGKLIITQGILEKGALDPFFYALAAAGLLSSLMALYSVVKIFTNGFWGETLLSKDMEKISTKGLIFPCVLLTAISIFLGLGGEVLYPYLAAAAETLLNPQIYIEAVLK
- a CDS encoding Na(+)/H(+) antiporter subunit C translates to METLISVLIGILFTIGVYLILSKNLLHIIFGSSILSHGAHLLIITMGGLKKGAPPLVSENAAAYADPLPQSLILTAIVINFAVTAFLLVLAYRSYDVLGTNDMNQLRGVNDE
- a CDS encoding Na(+)/H(+) antiporter subunit B encodes the protein MKHHEDMILQTVAKIAAFIILTVAVYLFWGGHHQPGGGFVGGLIVSSAVILMYLAFDLKSVLAGISFDFKILAPIGVSIAMVTGMIPMFMGRPFLSQAFGYFDLPIFGETELASAVLFDTGVALAVIGTALTIITAISEDECTWKH
- the mbhE gene encoding hydrogen gas-evolving membrane-bound hydrogenase subunit E, with protein sequence MGHVAPPLVLAVLTILFFFYPNVLADYLLLPALAAVLPNMAAADFGIEPILAWHGWTPELMMTIGVVLLGTLLYLTFPKWSRIYHQLPHWLTLNHAHDRFLSLGEKISLTTTKAYMTGFTRDYLAYIFLFMILLLGGGLFGQQNFSFDPTGNSPIEFYEVILVLVMISAALTVALAANRLTSIIALGVMGYVIAIFFVIFRAPDLALTQLVVETVTTALFLLCFYHLPKIKKEVVRLSFKITNLAISLGVGLIVTAMALSAQGHQLFPPISGFFENSYELAGANNMVNALLVDFRGFDTMLEITVFTIAGIGVYTLIKLRMSRRDSD
- a CDS encoding proton-conducting transporter membrane subunit; this encodes MSFVHLIIFIPFVAALLIPFFYKYLSRIHTGWFVLPIPAVLFVRLAAEVPLVAQGEIFMHTMPWIPSLDINLAVCLDGLSLLFSLLILGIGTLVVLYSIFYLDKEHEALGNFYLYLLIFMGAMLGLVFSDHLMLLYAFWELTSVSSFLLIAYWYQRKKSRAGALKALFITIFGGLSMLAGFILLSSGMGTYSIREIIGSGKEVTLLPQFFPAMLLILLGAFTKSAQFPFHIWLPDAMEAPTPISAYLHSATMVKAGIYLVARLTPIFGGTMPWFWLVSLVGLVTLFWGSFSAVKQTDLKAMLAFSTVSQLGMIMCLLGLGSAALAEPLNIMSSLYPAAMLTAIFHLVNHSTFKGCLFMVVGIIDHNTGTRDIRKLGGLIRLMPLSFTMMMIGSFSMAGLPPFSGFLSKELFFTSVLHIARLDIFRLETWGVLFPVVAWVASIFTFVYCMILVFQTFLGKYQPQKLEREAYESSWGMLLPLWCWLF
- a CDS encoding histidine kinase, with product MKKCKTRMDESILVCVAYGPNGERLIRRGSKIANMLDCPLYILTIDPLPFEELDGERTAYIEFWRKLAEESDADGFILMDNEKRPVAKVIAQVAREKHTTQIIIGQTAQSRWREITKGSIVNVLLREIPFIDLHIISVARALVDREDHYEKGVRAYLIPEGDGYRVSFHHEANAAYEGIFFKEIGTDFDNGIFKFLSNQEIMHVHVTDDFVKELKNVSMTECEWD
- a CDS encoding sigma 54-interacting transcriptional regulator; protein product: MKRDDIGELELLRQEIEILKKTNIQLQEVGDDLERENQLLKTILDSIHEGVYATDEKGKIILYNREVEKTEGLKRSDVLGKKETDVYSYISENNFYEAVTEKVMKTVKPLIEHHYKYYLPNGKRNDILINAFPFFYQEKLAGVYTVGRDVKTIGEFISNTLVMQRKLTMEENNPANVKGARYLLDHIIGDSKEMKETVALARKVAGHSSPILIVGETGTGKELFAQGIHNASLFAKGPFVPVNCAAIPDSLLESILFGTVKGAFTGAVDIPGLFEQAENGTIFLDEINSMPFSLQAKLLRVLQDKVVRRIGSKTETPINTRIISATNVDPFVAVQEQVIRSDLFFRLATVTIDIPPLRERKNDIHVLGHYFIRKFNDKFGIFVKGISRDLIKPFEHYYWPGNVRELENIIESGMNFVEHQDDELDLEHLPMYFQERLLKTKEISKYMPGIQGTLRSNLQEFEKRLIYDALLRNSWNITRTAQELGILRQNLQHKIKVLNLQKENR